The DNA segment CTATGACCTTTATAGTGCTGACTTGTGCCTGTTTGAAAAGGCCTATCAGGGGAGTTTTCAAGAGAAACAACAAAGCTATCCCCATCGATTTTTGTTTGTTGGTCGATTTGAGCCGATCAAGGGGCTGGATACCTTGTTGAAAGCCTGGCAGACGTTGGGTGACAGCAAACGTGACTGGGAATTGCTCCTGATCGGCAATGGCTCATTAAAAGCGACTCTGCAAGACAAGCCTGGGGTGGTGGTAAAGGATTTCATGCAGCCCGAGCGGCTGATGGAAGAGGTTGCCCATGGCGGTTGCTTTATTCTTCCCAGTCGCGGCGAACCTTGGGGGGTGGTAGTTCACGAGTTCGCGGCAGCTGGCATGCCACTCATCGTCTCCGATGTGGTTGGTGCGGCGAGTACCTTTCTGATCTCCGGTCTGAATGGCTACTCGTTCAGGACCAATGATGCCGATGCATTGGCAGGACGAATGCTACAGATAATTGGTTCATCTAATCAGGAAATGATGACAATGGCAGAGGCCTCACATATGCTCTCACATCGGATATCGCCCCAGACTTCGGCGGCTAATTTACTATCAATCGCAATCCAAAATTGACATGACAGAACAGAACAAACTTTATGTGCAGTACGGCGCTGGGAATGAAGCAATCCCGGGTTGGTTGAACTTCGATGCTTCGCCCACACTCCGTATTCAAAAAATCTCCATTTTGGGAAGATTACTGCGATCTAAACTTAATTGCGTTTTTGATAGCGACATCCAATATGGCGATATTGTAAAAGGATTGCCTCTAAAGCCCGAGAGTGTGGACGGACTATTTTGCTCGCACGTTCTCGAGCATCTTTCATATGTGGATTGCTTGACAGCTTTAAAGAATTCTTTTGCATATCTCAAGTGGGGGGAGGGATATTTCGTATCGTGGTCCCAGATTTGGCTTACCACATCACAAATTATCGACAGGCGCAAACATCGGGTGATTCTAATCGGATTACAAAGGCGTCTTACGAGTTCTGTATGGGCACGTGTTTAGGAGTGAAAGAATCGAGAAGTAGTATCCGTCGCCGATTGGTCGAAGCGTTCGGGGGAAGTGCGCACCGTTGGATGTGGGATGAATCTGGCTTGACTCTTGCCTTGGCCGATCATGGCTTTGTCGAAATCAAAAGTTTTCAACAAGGCGTGTGTGAGGACGAGATGTTTTTAAGGCCGGAGCGGAATCATCAGTTTGGGAATCCGGAAACACCCGAGGGTCTTGCCATTGAATGTCGCAAACCCTGATTGATTAAATCATGCTTCTGTAGCTCTCCCAACGCCCCTTAATCATTCAATTATAAGTATACCTTCATGTGTGGTCTAGTCGGAATCGCCTCCCATAATCCCCAACCCGATAGTGGTTGGCTCCGCATCGCCCGGGATACTCTGACCCATCGCGGTCCGGACGATGCCGGAGAGTGGTGGTCGGCGGATGGCCGTGTGGGGTTGGCCCACCGGCGCCTGTCGATCATGGATCTCACTCCAGCCGGGCATCAGCCTATGCACTTGGCAGAGCGAGGACTCTCCATCGTCTTCAACGGTGAGATCTACAATTTCCAGGAGCTGCGCGGCGAGCTGAAGCATTGCGGCTATGCCTTCCGTTCTTATAGCGATACCGAGGTGCTGCTGGCAGCCTATGACGCCTGGGGTACAGAGTGCCTCTCGCGGCTAAATGGCATGTTTGCCTTTGCCCTCTACGACGGACCGCGTGGTTTGCTTTTCTTGGCTCGCGATCGTGCGGGGGAAAAGCCGCTCTTCTATCGTCTGGATGGTGGCGCTCTCTATTTTGCTTCGGAACTCAAGGCACTGATGTCCCATCCTGCCCTGCCGCGGCGCATCGACTCGGCGGCGTTGGACTGTTATCTGGCCATGGGTTTCATCCCAGGCGATCGGTGTATCTTACAGGGCTTTAACAAGCTGCCCCCGGCCCATGCCATGACCTTCGACCTGCGTCAGGATACGGCTCGGGTGTGGCGTTACTGGCAGTTGCCGGAGCTGGCCCTCCAGGCTTCCGTTGGCGGCGCGGTGGATGAAACCGTGTTGCTGGATGAAATGGAGGCCCTACTGGAAGATTCTGTTGGGCGGCAACTGGTCGCGGATGTGCCGGTGGGTGTGCTGCTCAGTGGTGGGGTGGATTCCAGCCTTGTCACCGCGATGGCCGTGCGTCGCTCCAGTCAGGTGCGTACCTTCAGCATCGGCTTTCCCGGCCACGGCAAGTTGGACGAGACCCCTCACGCACGCCTGATTGCCCGCCATTTTGGCACCGAGCACACAGTACTTGTGGCCGAGCCCACGACGGCTGATCTTATCCCCCGCTTGGTGCGGCAGTTCGACGAACCGATGGTGGATTCGTCCATGATCCCCACTTGGCTGGTGAGTTCATTAGTGCGTCAGCATTGCACCGTGGCCCTGGGGGGCGATGGGGCCGATGAGTTGTTTGGAGGGTATGACCACTACAGCCGCCTGTTATGGATGCAGCAGCGCTTGCCACGCATCCGCGGTTTGCTGGGCCACGAGGTTGCGCTGGCTGCGGAGTACCTACTACCGTTAGGTTTCGCGATGAGCAATATCCGGACTTGGCTCATGGCGTTGGGCAACGATTTGCGGCGTGACCTACCGTCAATCGCAAGCTTTTTTGACCCCACCAACCGTCGAAAATTGATGCACGGCCATGCCGGTTATGCCTTGGAGGCCGAAGACATCCGTTGTGCGCGCATCCCCGCCCAGGCTAACCTGTTGCAGCGGGCGACACGCATGGATTTCACTGACTATTTGGCTGAAGACATCTTAGTGAAGGTGGACCGGGCAAGCATGCACAATTCCCTTGAGGTGCGTGCGCCGTTTTTGGACTATCGGCTGATCGAGTTCGCCTTTGGGCGAGTGCCGTCGCACCTCAAGGCCACCGTGAGCGACAAGAAAATCCTGCTCAAGCGCCTCACCGCCCGCGTGCTACCGCCGGAATTCGACAAACAGCGCAAGCAAGGTTTTTCTATCCCGCTAGACGAGTGGTTGAAGGCCGGGCCGTTTCGCGACTTATTCTGGGACACCCTGTTGTGCCCCGATTGTCTGTTCGATACACGCACGATACAGGGGTTGCTGAAAGGGCAGGATCGGGGATTGCGTAACGGTGAGCGCCTGTTCGCCTTGGTGCAGTTCGAGCTGTGGCGGCGGGAGTATGGGGTGGGGATGTGATAAACAATGACGAAAAGGACGAAACCATGAAACCCGCACTCTTGGCACGCTTGCGTTGCCCCCAAAGCGGCCAGCCCCTGATGCTGGAACCGCTGAAAACGGCAGTATCGTTGGGCGCAGGCACTGAGGATTACATCAACAGCGGCTGGTTGGTGAGCGAAGATGGTCAACGTCGCTATCCCATACGCAACGGCGTTCCCCGTTTCGTGCCGGAGTCCAACTATGCCGATAACTTTGGTTTGCAGTGGAACCATTTCTCCAAAACCCAGCTCGACAGCCATTCCGGCCATACGATCTCGGCCGAGCGCTTCTGGAAGGCCACAGCTTGGCGCTCAGCCGAGATGAAAGATCGCTGGGTTTTGGATGTGGGTTGTGGCTCCGGGCGTTTCGCAGAGATAGCACTAAGCAGCGGAGCGCAGGTTGTTGCGCTGGACTATTCCAGCGCGGTCGATGCCTGCTACGCCAATCTGCGGCACCACCCGAATCTGCATGTGGTGCAGGGCGATATCTATGCCTTGCCTTTTGTGCCTGAATCCTTTACTTTTTTGTATTCGCTGGGCGTGCTACAGCACACCCCTGATGTAGCAAAGGCTTTTGCGGCCTTGCCGCCCATGGTTGCAGGGGGGGGACGACTCTGTGTTGACTATTACGAGAAATCGTTCAAAAGTCGGCTGCTACCCTATTACTGGCTGCGTCCGCTGACCCGGCGGATGGATAAGCCGCAAATGTTTGCCCTGCTGAAACGACTGGTGCCACTGTTATTGCCAGTAAGTCGCGCTCTGGGCCGCATTCCCGTGGCTGGCAAGCTGCTCAAGCGACTGGTCCCCGTGGCCAATTACGAAGGGCTGTTGCCGCTCAGTGAAGTTCAATTGCGCGAATGGGCGTTGCTCGACACCTTCGATTGGCTATCGCCGACCTACGACAACCCACAGAATGCAGCCACTGTACGGATGTGGCTGGAGCAGGCGGGCTTGAAGGAAATCGAGGTGCTCAAAGCCGGACATCTAGTCGGGCGTGCGCGCAAGTAAGATGCTTCTTGGTATCAACGCATCCCGCGCCCGTTCTGGTGGAGCAAGGGCACATTTGATTGGCATCTTGACAGAGGGTGATCCTATATCGCATGGTTTTATCGAAGTGCATGTTTGGAGCTATCGGGAACTGATTGATGCGTTGCCCAACCCATCCTGGCTGATTAAACACTACCCAACAGAACTAGAACGGTCGATGCTTCGCCAACTTTGGTGGGAGCGTTTTTCTCTGCCCAAGGCTTTGCGCCGATCAGGCTGCGATGTGTTGCTGAATGTGGATGCCGGTACGGTTTGCCGCTTTCATCCGGCGGTGACGATGAGTCGTGATATGCTTTCCTATGAGCAGGGGGAAATGCAGCGTTTTGGTTGGAGCAAGGCTCGCATGCGTTTGGGTCTGCTGCGCTATATGCAGAACGCTTCGCTGCGGGCTGCAACGGGAGCCGTGTTTCTGACTCGTTATGCTGCGGGGGTGATCCAGCAATCTTGTGGGGCGCTAGCCCGTGTGGGCCTCATTCCCCATGGCGTAGGTGCCGACTTTTCCGATGTCGTGTTAACGCGGCCATGGCCGACAAATGCCAAAGGCCCTATTCGCAGTCTGTATGTGTCGAATGTGGCGCCCTACAAACATCAGTGGTATGTAGTTCGAGCAATCAGGTTGCTGCGGGACCGTGGCTTCGATGTTCAATTGACCTTGACCGGTGGTGGCAATGTTGATGCTCTGACAAAATCACAAAAATGGCTCGATGAGGAAATCGAGTTGTCCGATCCGAAGCATTTGTTCGTGCGGGAAGTAGGCTATGTCCGACAGAGTGAATTACCAAGCTTGTTAAGCGAGGCGGATATTTTCATCTTCGCCTCCAGTTGTGAAAACATGCCTAATACCCTTGTAGAAGCCATGGCTGCCGGCCTTCCCATTGCCTGCTCCGATCGCGGGCCCATGCCCGAGGTGCTGGAGGATGGCGGTGTTTACTTCGACCCGGAGAATCCCGAGTCCATCGCTAAGGCGATCGAGCAAATAATAACCAACGCTGAGCTGTGCATGAGTATTGCTCGGCGAGCCAAAGAGCTCGCGGGGCAATACTCGTGGAACCGTTGTGCAGAAGAAACTTTTGCCTTTATCGCCGAGACATATCGTTTGAAAAACGACCGGAACTTATGAAATATCAAATCTGCACCAAAACGGTGATGGACACATCTGTCCCGGGCATCACCTTCGACAAGGATGGAATCTCAAGTCATTACTGGGAGTTTCACAAGGTAGTACAGCCCAACTGGCACCCGGACGAGTCGGGCAGGCAGGAACTTGAGCGACACGTAGAGACAATCAAGAAAGCCGGCAAGGGTCAGGATTTCGACTGTTTGCTGGGCCTGAGTGGCGGGGTGGATAGTTCCTATATGCTGCATAGCATGGTGACGCAGTTCGGCCTGCGACCGCTGGTGTTTCATGTGGATGGCGGCTGGAATTCCGAACTGGCGGTTCACAACATCCATGTGTTGGTGGACAAACTGGGGCTGGATCTCTACACCGAGGTCATCAACTGGGAAGAAATGCGGGACTTCCAACTGGCCTGGTTCAAGTCGGGCGTCCCCCACATTGACATTCCACAGGATCATGCCTTCATTGCAGTGCTATACCAGTTCGCGGAGAAATATGGCATCAAGACTATATTGAATGGCGGAAATATCTCGACAGAGTGCGTGATCATGCCATCACAGTTTTATTACTGGGGCACAGACATGGCCCAGATTCGTGATGTCATCAAGCAGTTCGGCACGGTCCCGATGCGAACCTATCCGTTCAGTTCTGTGTATCGCCACAAACTCTACCTGCGTTATTTCAAGGGAGTGAAGGTCCTTAAACCACTTAACTTCATGCCTTACACGAAACAGTTGGCCGTTGATCTGTTAGCAAAAGAATACGGCTGGAAACCATACCCGCAGAAGCACTTTGAATCACGCTTCACCCGCTTTTATGAGGGGTATTGGCTGCCGACCCGATTCGGCTTCGACGTGCGTCGTTGCCAATTCTCCAGTCTGATCTTGACCGGACAGATGACCCGGAATGAGGCATTGCACGAACTCGATAAACCACCCTATGACCCGGCATTCATCACCCAGGACTTCGAATACATCGCTACCAAACTCGGCATTGCGCCGGATGAACTGCGTGGCTACCACGAGATGCCCAAGAAGTTCTACTGGGATTATCACAACCAGCAAAAACTGTTGGGGCTGATTGAAAAGACAGTTTCTTTGCTAAAAATCGGCCGCCGCGGCGGCGCCTTTTGATGATTACCCTTATCAACTACGGCTTGGGCAACATCCAAGCTTTTGCCAACATATACAAACGCCTGAACATCCCCGTCCAGGTGGCGCAAACCGCAGACGAACTGGCCGGGGCGGACAAGATTATCCTTCCCGGCGTCGGCGCCTTCGATTGGGCCATGCAAAAACTCGAGGATTCCGGCATGCGCGAAACTCTAGATGAATTGGTGCTGAAACAGCAGAGTCCTATTCTTGGAATCTGCGTGGGCATGCAAATGATGGCCAAACGCAGCGACGAGGGGGAGTTGTCCGGTTTGGGGTGGTTTGATGCTGAAGTGAAGCGTTTTGATGAAGCCCAGTTCCAGCACAAAACTCACCTGCCGCACATGGGCTGGAACGATGTGACACCATCGGCGAATAATTGTTTGTTCGAAGGGCTAGAGGCGCCGCGTTTTTACTTTTTGCATTCCTACTATTTTGCCCCAGGCGATCCGGCGCAGACACTGGCTACCACCGACTACAACGGGTCATTCACCTCGGCGGTCTGCAATGAGCACATCTTCGGGGTGCAGTTTCACCCGGAAAAGAGCCATCAGTGGGGCGTGCAGTTATTGAAGAATTTCGCTGAGTTGTAAATGATGCTCCGACCTCGAATCATTCCTTGTTTGTTGGTACATAACGGCGGCTTAATCAAAACCGTCCGTTTCGCAGAACCGAAATATGTCGGGGACCCGATCAACGCAGTTCGCATCTTCAATGAGAAAGAGGTCGATGAATTGATCGTCGTCGACATCGACGCCACCGTCTTGGGGCGCGAACCGAACTACGCCCAGATCGCTAACCTTGCCGCTGAGTGCCGCATGCCGCTGTGCTACGCGGGCGGGGTGAAGACGGCTGAGCAGATTGAACGCATTATCAGTCTGGGCGTGGAGAAGGTAGCCCTCAGCAGCGCTGTGGTTCAGTCGCCGGAACTGATCGCCGAGGCGTCCCGGCGGGTGGGTAACCAGAGCATTGTGGTAGTGATGGATGTGAAAAAGGCCGGCCTCTTGGGGCGCTACGAACTCTTTACCCACAACGGTAGTTGCGCCACCGGCCTCAATCCGGTGGATTTTGCCCGCAAGGTCGAGTCGCTGGGAGCGGGAGAAATCCTGGTCAATTCCATCGACCACGATGGTGTGATGAAGGGCTACGATTTGTCGTTGATCGAGCAGGTGCGCGAGGCCGTCAGTGTGCCGCTGTCGGTACTTGGTGGGGCGGGTAGTCTCGCAGATATACAGGGTCTGATCCGCCGCCACGGCATCATCGGCGCTGCGGCTGGCAGTCTGTTCGTCTTCAAGGGGAAGTACAGGGCAGTGTTGATTCAGTATCCGACCCGTGTAGAGAAAGATACTTTATGTGCTGAAGCTACTGCTTTTTTGTAACTCTCTAAATTGAACTATTCAGGAAAATTTTGCTTATGTTTAAAAACAGCATTCTTTTAATCACCGGCGGCACCGGTTCCTTTGGTAATGCCGTACTGCGTCGCTTTCTTGATTCCGATCTGTGCGAGATCCGTATTCTCAGCCGCGACGAAAAGAAGCAGGACGACATGCGCAAGAAGTACCACGATCCGAAGTTGAAGTTTTACATCGGGGATGTGCGGGATTACCAATCGGTGCTCAATGCCGTGCGCGGCGTGGATTTTATCTACCACGCCGCGGCGCTGAAGCAGGTTCCGTCGTGCGAGTTTCACCCGCTGGAGGCCGTGAAAACCAATGTGCTGGGCACTGAGAATGTGCTGGAGGCGGCCATCACCTGCGGCGTGAAGCGAGTGGTGTGCCTGAGTACCGACAAGGCGGTATATCCGATCAATGCCATGGGTATCTCCAAGGCGATGATGGAAAAGGTGGTCGTGGCCAAGTCGCGCACCAGCAATTTTACCGTGATCTGTGCCACGCGTTACGGCAATGTGATGGCCTCGCGCGGCTCGGTAATTCCCCTTTTTGTCGACCAGATTCGGGCAGGAAAGCCCATCACCGTTACTGATCCGCACATGACCCGCTTTATGATGACTCTAGATGACGCAGTGGATCTCGTTCTGTATGCTTTCGAGCACGGCAAGCCAGGGGAGATTTATGTGCAGAAGGCACCAGGAGCCACTATCGAAACACTGGCGCATGCCTTGACGGACCTTTTGGGTGTTCCTAGGCATGAGGTCAACATCATCGGCACCCGCCATGGCGAAAAGCTCTTTGAGGTGTTACTCAGCCGTGAGGAGATGGTCTCCGCCGAAGATCTGGGGGGCTACTACCGTGTGCCGCCCGATTTACGTGATTTGAACTACGGCAAGTTTGTTGAGCAGGGCGAAATCGAGATCTCCAAGGCGGTCGAATATAATTCACATAACACCACCCGGCTGGATGTTGTCGGCATGCAGGAGTTGTTAATGAAATTGCGCTTCATGCGGGCGGCTGCCCGCGGCAATTACATCGAGCCCGAGGAGTAATGCGCGTGGAATTACAAATGCGTGGCTTGGTCACCGTCGCCCTCGGTTGCACCTCTGTCGAGATGTTTGCCTGCGAGACGGGAAACCCCGCCGTCATCAGATTTGCATGACTTGAACTATGGCAAGTTTGTTGAGCAGGGCGGGGTGAAGATTTCCGAGGGAGGTACAGCTCTAATAACACGACGCATCTGGATGTCGAGGCGCATGAAGCCTTGCTTGAAGCTTACTTTCGTGCAGGCCCGCTCGTGGCGAGCATGTTGACCCGGAGGAATGATATGCGCATATTGGTGACGGGCTCGCAGGGGTTTATCGGCAAGAATCTGGCTGTTCGCCTTGGGGAATTGCCGGGGGTTGAGGTGGAGCGGTTTGGCCGCGAGGATGATCTCGTTGCTCTAGTTGAGAAAATTCAGCGGGTAGATGCGGTTGTGCATCTTGCGGGCGAAAATCGTCCAAAGAATGTCGCTGATTTTGTAACGGGGAATGCGTCCTTGACGGCGTCGCTGTGCGCGACCATTCAGGCATCAGGGCGTAGGATTCCGCTTATTCTAGCTTCGTCCATCCAGGCGGAATCGGCCAACCCCTATGGGCAGAGCAAGCGTGCGGCGGAAAAGGCTGTGGAGCAGCTTGCGTCACAAACCGGCAACCCCGCGGTGATTTACCGCTTGCCCAATGTATTCGGTAAATGGTGTAAGCCCAACTACAATTCGGTGGTGGCGACCTTTTGTCATAACATTGCCCATGATTTATCGATTCAGATTAATGACCCTTCGGCGCAGTTGCGCTTGGTGTATGTGGACGATGTGGTGTCTGAATTTTTGCGTGCGCTTGAGGCTATGGCAGATGGAGCGCGTTGGGGTGAGGTGGTGCCGGAATATACCACCACCTTGGGCGAGTTGGCCGAGCAAATTCAGGCTTTTAAGGACTGTCGAAGTAGTCTGGTTTCCGAACGTGTTGGGTCAGGATTGGTGCGCGCCCTCTATGCGACGTATATGGGTTACTTGCCTCCTTCCAGGTTTGCCTATGACTTGCCTCGTTATGGTGATGAACGGGGGGTATTTGTCGAAATGCTAAAAACCCCCGATTGCGGGCAGTTTTCTTGTTTCACGGCGCACCCGGGTGTGACGCGTGGTGGGCATTATCATCATAGCAAAATCGAGAAATTTCTGGTTATCAAGGGTTCGGCGCGCTTTGGTTTTAGGCATGTCGTGACCAACGAGATGTATGAGATTTTTACGTCGGGTGATGTGTTTCGGGTGGTGGAGACGGTGCCGGGCTGGACACATGACATCACGAATGTGGGCGAGGAGGAATTGGTGGTGATGCTCTGGGCCAGCGAGATTTTCGACCGCGCCCATCCTGACACAATTACTTGCAAGGTTTGAAATGAAAAAGATGAAAATCATGACCGTGGTGGGGACGAGGCCGGAGATTATTCGGTTGTCACGTGTAATAGCGCAGTTGGATGAGCATACTGAGCATGTGTTGGTACATACTGGGCAGAATTATGACTACGAACTTAATGAGATCTTTTTTAAAGATTTGGAAATACGTAAGCCCG comes from the Desulfobulbaceae bacterium genome and includes:
- a CDS encoding glycosyltransferase family 4 protein, with product MKILYLYAEVTGYTMATIRALVERGAEVHVVHWDHKKLTPYQAPPCSNVHMYKRSEMSIEAIQCLAEELSPAITVISGWEDKVYMAVARRLRSQGRIVVTGFDDQWHGTLRQNVAAVLGSLGYFSRYYSHAWVSGAYQFEYAHRLGFDKKNIIYDLYSADLCLFEKAYQGSFQEKQQSYPHRFLFVGRFEPIKGLDTLLKAWQTLGDSKRDWELLLIGNGSLKATLQDKPGVVVKDFMQPERLMEEVAHGGCFILPSRGEPWGVVVHEFAAAGMPLIVSDVVGAASTFLISGLNGYSFRTNDADALAGRMLQIIGSSNQEMMTMAEASHMLSHRISPQTSAANLLSIAIQN
- the asnB gene encoding asparagine synthase (glutamine-hydrolyzing); the protein is MCGLVGIASHNPQPDSGWLRIARDTLTHRGPDDAGEWWSADGRVGLAHRRLSIMDLTPAGHQPMHLAERGLSIVFNGEIYNFQELRGELKHCGYAFRSYSDTEVLLAAYDAWGTECLSRLNGMFAFALYDGPRGLLFLARDRAGEKPLFYRLDGGALYFASELKALMSHPALPRRIDSAALDCYLAMGFIPGDRCILQGFNKLPPAHAMTFDLRQDTARVWRYWQLPELALQASVGGAVDETVLLDEMEALLEDSVGRQLVADVPVGVLLSGGVDSSLVTAMAVRRSSQVRTFSIGFPGHGKLDETPHARLIARHFGTEHTVLVAEPTTADLIPRLVRQFDEPMVDSSMIPTWLVSSLVRQHCTVALGGDGADELFGGYDHYSRLLWMQQRLPRIRGLLGHEVALAAEYLLPLGFAMSNIRTWLMALGNDLRRDLPSIASFFDPTNRRKLMHGHAGYALEAEDIRCARIPAQANLLQRATRMDFTDYLAEDILVKVDRASMHNSLEVRAPFLDYRLIEFAFGRVPSHLKATVSDKKILLKRLTARVLPPEFDKQRKQGFSIPLDEWLKAGPFRDLFWDTLLCPDCLFDTRTIQGLLKGQDRGLRNGERLFALVQFELWRREYGVGM
- a CDS encoding methyltransferase domain-containing protein, with protein sequence MKPALLARLRCPQSGQPLMLEPLKTAVSLGAGTEDYINSGWLVSEDGQRRYPIRNGVPRFVPESNYADNFGLQWNHFSKTQLDSHSGHTISAERFWKATAWRSAEMKDRWVLDVGCGSGRFAEIALSSGAQVVALDYSSAVDACYANLRHHPNLHVVQGDIYALPFVPESFTFLYSLGVLQHTPDVAKAFAALPPMVAGGGRLCVDYYEKSFKSRLLPYYWLRPLTRRMDKPQMFALLKRLVPLLLPVSRALGRIPVAGKLLKRLVPVANYEGLLPLSEVQLREWALLDTFDWLSPTYDNPQNAATVRMWLEQAGLKEIEVLKAGHLVGRARK
- a CDS encoding glycosyltransferase family 4 protein gives rise to the protein MLLGINASRARSGGARAHLIGILTEGDPISHGFIEVHVWSYRELIDALPNPSWLIKHYPTELERSMLRQLWWERFSLPKALRRSGCDVLLNVDAGTVCRFHPAVTMSRDMLSYEQGEMQRFGWSKARMRLGLLRYMQNASLRAATGAVFLTRYAAGVIQQSCGALARVGLIPHGVGADFSDVVLTRPWPTNAKGPIRSLYVSNVAPYKHQWYVVRAIRLLRDRGFDVQLTLTGGGNVDALTKSQKWLDEEIELSDPKHLFVREVGYVRQSELPSLLSEADIFIFASSCENMPNTLVEAMAAGLPIACSDRGPMPEVLEDGGVYFDPENPESIAKAIEQIITNAELCMSIARRAKELAGQYSWNRCAEETFAFIAETYRLKNDRNL
- a CDS encoding N-acetyl sugar amidotransferase, whose product is MKYQICTKTVMDTSVPGITFDKDGISSHYWEFHKVVQPNWHPDESGRQELERHVETIKKAGKGQDFDCLLGLSGGVDSSYMLHSMVTQFGLRPLVFHVDGGWNSELAVHNIHVLVDKLGLDLYTEVINWEEMRDFQLAWFKSGVPHIDIPQDHAFIAVLYQFAEKYGIKTILNGGNISTECVIMPSQFYYWGTDMAQIRDVIKQFGTVPMRTYPFSSVYRHKLYLRYFKGVKVLKPLNFMPYTKQLAVDLLAKEYGWKPYPQKHFESRFTRFYEGYWLPTRFGFDVRRCQFSSLILTGQMTRNEALHELDKPPYDPAFITQDFEYIATKLGIAPDELRGYHEMPKKFYWDYHNQQKLLGLIEKTVSLLKIGRRGGAF
- the hisH gene encoding imidazole glycerol phosphate synthase subunit HisH; the protein is MITLINYGLGNIQAFANIYKRLNIPVQVAQTADELAGADKIILPGVGAFDWAMQKLEDSGMRETLDELVLKQQSPILGICVGMQMMAKRSDEGELSGLGWFDAEVKRFDEAQFQHKTHLPHMGWNDVTPSANNCLFEGLEAPRFYFLHSYYFAPGDPAQTLATTDYNGSFTSAVCNEHIFGVQFHPEKSHQWGVQLLKNFAEL
- the hisF gene encoding imidazole glycerol phosphate synthase subunit HisF, yielding MLRPRIIPCLLVHNGGLIKTVRFAEPKYVGDPINAVRIFNEKEVDELIVVDIDATVLGREPNYAQIANLAAECRMPLCYAGGVKTAEQIERIISLGVEKVALSSAVVQSPELIAEASRRVGNQSIVVVMDVKKAGLLGRYELFTHNGSCATGLNPVDFARKVESLGAGEILVNSIDHDGVMKGYDLSLIEQVREAVSVPLSVLGGAGSLADIQGLIRRHGIIGAAAGSLFVFKGKYRAVLIQYPTRVEKDTLCAEATAFL
- a CDS encoding NAD-dependent epimerase/dehydratase family protein, whose product is MFKNSILLITGGTGSFGNAVLRRFLDSDLCEIRILSRDEKKQDDMRKKYHDPKLKFYIGDVRDYQSVLNAVRGVDFIYHAAALKQVPSCEFHPLEAVKTNVLGTENVLEAAITCGVKRVVCLSTDKAVYPINAMGISKAMMEKVVVAKSRTSNFTVICATRYGNVMASRGSVIPLFVDQIRAGKPITVTDPHMTRFMMTLDDAVDLVLYAFEHGKPGEIYVQKAPGATIETLAHALTDLLGVPRHEVNIIGTRHGEKLFEVLLSREEMVSAEDLGGYYRVPPDLRDLNYGKFVEQGEIEISKAVEYNSHNTTRLDVVGMQELLMKLRFMRAAARGNYIEPEE
- a CDS encoding SDR family oxidoreductase, which encodes MRILVTGSQGFIGKNLAVRLGELPGVEVERFGREDDLVALVEKIQRVDAVVHLAGENRPKNVADFVTGNASLTASLCATIQASGRRIPLILASSIQAESANPYGQSKRAAEKAVEQLASQTGNPAVIYRLPNVFGKWCKPNYNSVVATFCHNIAHDLSIQINDPSAQLRLVYVDDVVSEFLRALEAMADGARWGEVVPEYTTTLGELAEQIQAFKDCRSSLVSERVGSGLVRALYATYMGYLPPSRFAYDLPRYGDERGVFVEMLKTPDCGQFSCFTAHPGVTRGGHYHHSKIEKFLVIKGSARFGFRHVVTNEMYEIFTSGDVFRVVETVPGWTHDITNVGEEELVVMLWASEIFDRAHPDTITCKV